The Ornithinimicrobium faecis genome includes a window with the following:
- a CDS encoding TOBE domain-containing protein has product MPQIRVSEAASLLGVSDDTVRRWIDQGRLPASRSDNGRMAVEGRDLAALTQELAGEEDGGLRTSARNQLRGIVTRVTKDTVMAQVELQCGPFRVVSLMSAEAAEELELEPGVVASASIKATQVVIALPAEH; this is encoded by the coding sequence ATGCCGCAGATTCGGGTGAGCGAGGCCGCTTCGCTCTTGGGTGTGAGCGATGACACCGTGCGTCGCTGGATCGACCAGGGCCGGCTGCCCGCGAGCCGCTCGGACAACGGTCGCATGGCGGTGGAGGGGCGTGACCTGGCCGCCCTGACGCAGGAGCTGGCCGGCGAGGAGGACGGTGGCCTGCGCACCTCGGCCCGCAACCAGCTGCGGGGGATCGTCACCCGCGTCACCAAGGACACCGTGATGGCCCAGGTCGAGCTGCAGTGCGGACCGTTCCGGGTGGTCTCGCTGATGAGCGCCGAGGCAGCCGAGGAGCTCGAGCTGGAGCCCGGGGTGGTGGCTTCGGCCTCGATCAAGGCCACGCAGGTGGTCATCGCCCTGCCCGCTGAGCACTAG
- the modA gene encoding molybdate ABC transporter substrate-binding protein, whose protein sequence is MSLRRTHTAVPGRRLAALAAITLACTLTACGEAEDQPLGAGAGGAGQGEASGDITVFAAASLTDTFTELGEEFEAANPDATVTFSFAGSSALAQQILSGAPADVFASASPATMAQVTDEELTEGEPVVFVNNRLQIAVPAGNPGGVTGLEDLTKEDLTVALCAEEVPCGAASVKVFEAAGLTPAPDTYEDDVRAALTKVRLDEVDAALVYQTDVLVAGDEVEGIDFAESAEAINDYPIAALLGAPNPEGGQAFIDFVLSEEGQAVLGSAGFGSP, encoded by the coding sequence ATGTCGCTGCGCCGCACACACACCGCAGTTCCCGGCCGACGGTTGGCTGCGCTCGCCGCCATCACCCTCGCCTGCACGCTCACCGCGTGCGGTGAGGCGGAGGACCAGCCGCTGGGGGCCGGCGCGGGTGGGGCGGGCCAGGGTGAGGCATCCGGCGACATCACGGTCTTTGCTGCCGCGTCGCTGACCGATACGTTCACCGAGCTCGGCGAGGAGTTCGAGGCCGCGAACCCCGACGCCACCGTGACCTTCAGCTTCGCCGGCAGCTCCGCGCTGGCCCAGCAGATCCTCAGCGGTGCCCCGGCCGACGTCTTCGCCTCCGCCTCACCGGCGACCATGGCCCAGGTGACCGACGAGGAGCTGACCGAGGGGGAGCCTGTTGTCTTCGTGAACAACCGCCTGCAGATCGCGGTCCCCGCTGGCAACCCCGGGGGAGTCACGGGCCTGGAGGACCTCACCAAGGAGGACCTCACCGTCGCGCTGTGCGCCGAGGAGGTGCCCTGCGGCGCCGCCTCGGTCAAGGTCTTCGAGGCCGCGGGGCTCACACCGGCCCCCGACACCTATGAAGACGACGTGAGGGCGGCCCTGACCAAGGTGCGCCTCGACGAGGTCGATGCCGCACTCGTCTATCAGACCGACGTGCTGGTCGCCGGCGACGAGGTCGAGGGCATCGACTTCGCGGAGTCCGCCGAGGCCATCAACGACTATCCGATCGCCGCCCTGCTCGGGGCGCCCAACCCCGAGGGTGGGCAGGCGTTCATCGACTTCGTGCTGTCCGAGGAGGGGCAGGCGGTGCTTGGCTCGGCGGGGTTCGGTTCTCCGTGA
- a CDS encoding ABC transporter permease, producing MAGDAADSRGSGIPPILLIPAGLGLAFLLLPLAGLLVRTPWSDLGTLLAQPEVSEALRLSLITAVTATGICLVLGVPLAWVLARATVPGMRLVRALLTLPLVLPPVVGGVALLLLLGRRGLIGQHLYDWFGLSLPFTTTAVVLSQAFVAMPFLVIAVEGALRGADRRFEDAAATLGASRWLIFRRVTLPLVAPGISAGAVLCFARALGEFGATITFAGNFPGVTRTMPLSVYLALESDPEAAIVLALVLLLVSVVVLVALRGRWVSGVAS from the coding sequence GTGGCCGGAGACGCTGCGGACAGCCGGGGGAGCGGCATCCCACCGATCCTGCTGATCCCTGCTGGTCTGGGTCTCGCGTTCCTGCTCCTGCCGCTGGCCGGTCTGCTCGTGCGCACGCCGTGGTCGGACCTGGGCACCCTGTTGGCGCAGCCGGAGGTTTCGGAGGCGCTGCGGCTGTCCCTGATCACCGCAGTGACGGCGACCGGGATCTGCCTGGTCCTCGGGGTGCCGCTGGCGTGGGTGCTGGCCCGCGCGACCGTCCCCGGGATGAGGTTGGTCCGTGCCCTGCTCACCCTGCCGTTGGTGCTGCCCCCCGTCGTCGGCGGCGTCGCGCTCCTGCTGCTGCTGGGGCGGCGCGGACTGATCGGCCAACACCTCTATGACTGGTTCGGGCTGAGCCTGCCGTTCACCACCACGGCCGTGGTGCTCTCCCAGGCGTTCGTGGCGATGCCGTTCCTGGTGATCGCCGTCGAGGGCGCCCTGCGCGGGGCCGACCGGCGCTTCGAGGATGCTGCAGCGACCCTCGGCGCCAGCCGCTGGCTGATCTTCCGCAGGGTCACCCTGCCGCTGGTCGCGCCCGGCATCTCCGCCGGAGCGGTCCTGTGTTTTGCCCGCGCCCTGGGCGAGTTCGGCGCCACCATCACCTTCGCCGGCAACTTCCCCGGTGTCACCCGCACCATGCCGCTGTCGGTTTATCTCGCGCTGGAGTCCGACCCGGAGGCAGCCATCGTGCTCGCCCTGGTCCTGCTCCTGGTGTCGGTCGTCGTCCTGGTCGCCCTGCGCGGCCGCTGGGTCAGCGGGGTCGCCTCGTGA
- a CDS encoding ABC transporter ATP-binding protein → MTPEPTPRPTPDPREAAAGGGLTAYLPISRGDFDLEVDLAVAPGQVVALLGPNGAGKTTVLHALAGLLRLRAGSVVLDGRVLDEPAAGTFVPPAGRDVGVVFQDYLLFPHLTALENVAFGPRARGSGRADARREAAQWLDRVGLAAHATARPGQLSGGQAQRVALARALATRPRLVLLDEPLAALDAATRLEVRADLARHLREFGGSAVMVTHDPLDAMVVADRIVVLEGGRVVQDGSPAQVARAPRTEYVARLVGLNLLRGAGSGRAAVDMEAGGVLHVAEAADGPVLVALPPTSVTLHRQQPEGSARNVWAGTIAGLEQHAHTVRAQVAAPDRPPVLADVTPAAVAELDLVVGAPVWLSFKATDTHVYPR, encoded by the coding sequence GTGACTCCTGAACCCACGCCCCGGCCGACCCCAGATCCCCGTGAGGCCGCAGCAGGGGGTGGCCTCACGGCATACCTGCCGATCTCCCGGGGTGACTTCGACCTGGAGGTGGACCTGGCAGTCGCACCCGGCCAGGTCGTGGCGCTGCTGGGACCCAACGGCGCGGGCAAGACCACCGTGCTGCACGCGCTCGCGGGGCTGCTGCGGCTGCGGGCCGGATCGGTCGTCCTCGATGGCCGGGTGCTGGATGAGCCGGCCGCGGGCACCTTTGTGCCGCCGGCGGGGCGTGATGTGGGCGTGGTGTTCCAGGACTACCTGCTGTTCCCGCACCTCACCGCGCTGGAGAACGTGGCCTTTGGCCCGCGTGCGCGGGGGAGCGGGAGGGCCGATGCGCGCCGGGAGGCAGCGCAGTGGCTGGACCGGGTTGGTCTGGCGGCCCATGCCACCGCGCGGCCGGGGCAGCTCTCTGGTGGGCAGGCCCAGCGGGTGGCCCTGGCGCGCGCCCTGGCGACGCGGCCGCGGCTGGTGCTGCTCGACGAGCCGCTCGCCGCCCTGGATGCCGCGACCCGGCTCGAGGTGCGCGCCGACCTGGCCCGGCACCTGCGGGAGTTCGGCGGCAGCGCGGTGATGGTCACCCACGACCCGCTCGATGCCATGGTCGTCGCCGACCGCATCGTCGTGCTCGAGGGCGGTCGGGTCGTGCAGGACGGGTCACCAGCGCAGGTGGCCCGGGCACCGCGGACGGAGTATGTCGCACGCCTGGTCGGTCTCAACCTGCTGCGGGGCGCGGGGTCGGGTCGGGCGGCCGTGGACATGGAGGCGGGCGGGGTGCTGCACGTCGCCGAAGCGGCGGACGGCCCGGTGCTCGTCGCGCTGCCGCCGACGTCGGTGACTCTGCATCGTCAGCAGCCTGAGGGGTCGGCTCGCAACGTCTGGGCGGGCACCATCGCCGGCCTGGAGCAGCACGCCCACACGGTCCGCGCGCAGGTCGCAGCGCCGGATCGCCCGCCCGTCCTTGCTGATGTGACGCCGGCGGCGGTCGCCGAGCTCGACCTGGTGGTCGGAGCTCCGGTGTGGCTGTCGTTCAAGGCGACCGACACCCACGTCTATCCGCGGTAG
- a CDS encoding VOC family protein — MDLWVEDLDRAAASWGWLLGELGWTEFQTWEGGRSWAHPDGTYLGVEQSPDLAPGRHDRLRAGLNHLALTTTDRPALDAVRAAAGQHRWRELFADRYPHAGGPEHTALFLEDEQGFEVEVVVAPE, encoded by the coding sequence GTGGACCTGTGGGTCGAGGACCTGGACCGAGCCGCTGCGTCCTGGGGCTGGCTGCTCGGTGAGCTCGGGTGGACCGAATTCCAGACCTGGGAGGGTGGGCGCAGCTGGGCCCACCCGGATGGCACCTATCTCGGGGTCGAGCAGTCACCGGACCTGGCGCCCGGCCGCCACGACAGGCTGCGCGCCGGCCTGAATCACCTGGCGCTCACCACAACCGACCGGCCTGCACTGGATGCCGTGCGGGCAGCAGCCGGCCAGCACCGCTGGCGCGAGCTCTTCGCGGACCGCTATCCGCACGCGGGTGGCCCCGAGCACACGGCACTCTTCTTGGAGGACGAGCAGGGTTTCGAGGTCGAGGTGGTCGTGGCCCCCGAGTGA
- a CDS encoding SGNH/GDSL hydrolase family protein — protein sequence MAGSTRTGSIRPEPRPWSRYVALGDSMTEGVGDPGPDGGLAGWADRLAALLSAHSPDFSYANLAIRGRRMTDIAGRQVDLGLDMQPDLVSIIGGGNDILRPGADPDALAAQLEESIARIRATGADVLMATPADPAGAPIVERTRAKVGVYLAHLWTIAERQQAYLLNQWALTFLRDWRMWGADRIHMSTEGHRRVALAAYETLGHTAQEADWRAPLPAQPRPGRLQSLRDNAVWAKEYAAPWVGRRLRGTSSGDNLPAKRPDLTPLQHPATPAPNPDTTGPNSDSPGPNPGTPTQHSGSTPRQDG from the coding sequence ATGGCAGGGAGCACCCGCACCGGAAGCATCCGACCCGAGCCCCGCCCGTGGAGCCGCTATGTGGCCCTGGGCGATTCCATGACCGAGGGAGTCGGCGACCCCGGTCCAGACGGTGGCCTCGCCGGTTGGGCCGACCGTCTGGCCGCGCTGCTGTCGGCGCACTCCCCGGACTTCAGTTATGCCAACCTCGCCATCCGGGGCCGGCGGATGACCGACATCGCCGGTCGCCAGGTCGATCTGGGCCTGGACATGCAACCAGACCTGGTCAGCATCATCGGCGGCGGCAACGACATCCTGCGCCCAGGTGCCGACCCGGACGCCCTCGCCGCCCAGCTCGAGGAGTCGATTGCGCGCATCCGGGCCACCGGCGCCGACGTGCTCATGGCGACACCCGCCGACCCGGCCGGTGCGCCCATCGTGGAGCGGACCCGCGCCAAGGTCGGGGTCTACCTGGCGCATCTGTGGACGATCGCCGAGCGCCAGCAGGCTTACCTGCTCAACCAGTGGGCCCTGACCTTCCTGCGGGACTGGCGCATGTGGGGAGCGGACCGGATCCACATGAGCACCGAGGGGCACCGACGGGTGGCACTGGCCGCCTACGAGACGCTCGGTCACACAGCGCAGGAGGCCGACTGGCGGGCACCCCTGCCAGCCCAACCCCGTCCCGGGCGCCTTCAGTCGCTGCGCGACAACGCGGTCTGGGCCAAGGAGTATGCCGCGCCCTGGGTCGGCCGACGTCTGCGCGGCACCTCCTCGGGCGACAACCTGCCCGCGAAGCGCCCCGACCTGACGCCGCTGCAGCATCCGGCCACCCCTGCGCCGAACCCGGACACCACTGGGCCGAACTCGGACAGTCCTGGGCCGAACCCGGGCACCCCCACGCAGCACTCCGGCAGCACGCCACGACAGGACGGCTGA
- a CDS encoding ArsA family ATPase, whose translation MSHPLTDLTRARDVLFVGGKGGVGKTAVASALGLAQARAGRPTLVVSTDPAHNLGHLWRREVGDSPVELAPLLRGLEIDPTRTTDEHLRAVRTTMRRLMADHLQGEVDKHLDLARDAPGTHEAAVLERIAEVVEQRVSGELVIFDTAPSGHTTRLIALPELMQAWTDGLLRRQDKSARFGAALRGLEGSDYDAAEVIGSRRLPGSGTSIGPRRTQDRRGRRDEEIRAVLDRRQQRFRHLREVLTDRTSTSFVIVTAAERLPVLESVELHEQLVRSGMDVAAVVINKRSPADDGDLLASRRQLEEPHVAQLAQSLPHLPTVQVPLLAGEVLGEEGLERLLAHLG comes from the coding sequence ATGTCCCACCCGCTGACCGACCTCACCCGAGCGCGCGACGTCCTCTTTGTCGGTGGCAAGGGCGGCGTCGGCAAGACTGCCGTGGCCTCCGCCCTCGGCCTGGCCCAGGCCCGTGCTGGCCGCCCCACACTCGTGGTGTCCACCGACCCGGCGCACAACCTGGGGCACCTGTGGCGGCGCGAGGTCGGGGACTCCCCCGTCGAGCTCGCACCGCTGTTGCGCGGGCTGGAGATCGACCCCACCCGCACCACCGACGAGCACCTGCGGGCCGTCCGCACCACCATGCGCCGCCTGATGGCCGACCACCTGCAGGGCGAGGTGGACAAGCACCTGGACCTGGCCCGAGACGCCCCCGGCACGCACGAGGCAGCGGTCCTGGAGCGGATCGCCGAGGTCGTCGAGCAGCGCGTTTCAGGCGAGTTGGTCATCTTCGACACCGCCCCGAGTGGCCACACCACCCGCCTCATCGCGCTGCCCGAGCTGATGCAGGCCTGGACCGACGGTCTGCTGCGCCGCCAGGACAAGTCGGCCAGGTTCGGGGCGGCCCTGCGCGGGCTGGAGGGCTCCGACTATGACGCCGCGGAGGTGATCGGCTCCCGTCGCCTCCCAGGCTCTGGCACCTCGATCGGACCGCGGCGCACGCAGGACCGGCGGGGGCGTCGCGATGAGGAGATCCGGGCCGTGCTCGACCGTCGCCAGCAGCGGTTCCGTCACCTGCGGGAGGTGCTCACCGACCGCACCAGCACGTCCTTCGTGATCGTCACGGCCGCCGAGCGGCTGCCGGTCCTGGAGTCGGTCGAGCTGCACGAGCAGCTGGTCCGCTCGGGGATGGACGTGGCGGCGGTGGTGATCAACAAGCGCTCCCCTGCTGACGACGGGGACCTGCTCGCCTCGCGGCGCCAACTCGAGGAGCCGCATGTCGCTCAGCTGGCTCAGTCCCTGCCTCACCTGCCCACGGTGCAGGTCCCGCTGCTGGCCGGCGAGGTGCTCGGCGAGGAGGGACTGGAGCGGTTGCTCGCCCACCTCGGCTGA
- a CDS encoding cory-CC-star protein — MQDSDQPRSRLSQVAAGLRDFYSGPYRRTFARAQQDEDDLFLVIVMAEALGVPNPVSYYTVELLPVVYDQFHDWHRRMGLDRSPLDHFSCC; from the coding sequence ATGCAGGACTCCGACCAGCCCCGCAGCCGCCTGTCACAGGTGGCTGCGGGGCTGCGTGATTTCTACAGCGGCCCCTATCGCCGCACCTTCGCCCGGGCCCAGCAGGACGAGGACGACCTGTTCCTGGTCATCGTCATGGCCGAGGCCCTGGGGGTGCCCAACCCGGTGAGCTACTACACGGTGGAGCTGTTGCCCGTGGTCTATGACCAGTTCCACGACTGGCACCGCAGGATGGGCCTGGACCGCTCCCCCCTCGACCACTTCTCCTGCTGCTGA
- a CDS encoding carbon starvation CstA family protein produces the protein MNSLVLALVGVGMILAGYFLYSKYLANRIYALDDSRTAPSEQFEDGVDYVPTNKYVLWGHHFTSVAGAAPIVGPAVAVIWGWLPAFLWVTLGTVFFAGMHDMGALWASVRNRGQSIGALSGRYIGARGRNLFLVVIFLLLLMVNAAFAVVIAGLLIATPTAVIPTWGALVVAFLIGQAIYRYKWNLPLVSVVGVVALYALIVVGDNVPLALPETVLGLPDNAFWIIVLFVYAGIASMLPVWMLLQPRDYINGLQLFIALGILYGSVLIARPEIVAPAYNQNVPDGTPGIMPLLFVTIACGAISGFHGMVSSGTSSKQLAKESDARFVGYFGAVGEGLLALGAIIATTAGFKTLADWENVYQAFNDGGVSAFVEGGGAIIEAGLGLPQSLSATIMATTAILFAATTMDTGVRLQRFVVQEIGDIAGVTLRKNLATIIAVGVGLALTFGAGADGSGGMLIWPLFGTTNQLMAALTLSIIAIMLLRRGRTPLPALIPLVFVGAVTVYALFVQLGTFYEESNWLLLIMDIVILIAALWVIVEAFAAMRTARAYDGDDDAELAQEAVDAAASTRSQD, from the coding sequence ATGAACTCCCTGGTACTCGCGCTGGTCGGCGTGGGCATGATCCTGGCTGGCTACTTCCTGTACTCGAAGTACCTCGCCAACCGGATCTACGCCCTCGACGACTCCCGCACCGCCCCCTCGGAGCAGTTCGAGGACGGTGTCGACTACGTCCCCACCAACAAGTACGTGCTGTGGGGCCACCACTTCACCTCGGTCGCCGGAGCCGCGCCCATCGTCGGCCCGGCCGTCGCCGTCATCTGGGGCTGGCTGCCCGCCTTCCTCTGGGTGACCCTCGGCACGGTCTTCTTCGCCGGGATGCACGACATGGGTGCGTTGTGGGCCTCGGTCCGCAACCGCGGCCAGTCGATCGGAGCCCTGTCGGGGCGCTACATCGGAGCCCGGGGACGCAACCTGTTCCTGGTCGTGATCTTCCTGCTGCTGCTGATGGTCAACGCGGCCTTCGCGGTCGTCATCGCCGGCCTGCTCATCGCCACCCCGACTGCGGTGATCCCGACCTGGGGCGCCCTGGTGGTGGCCTTCCTGATCGGGCAGGCGATCTACCGTTACAAGTGGAACCTGCCGCTGGTCTCCGTCGTGGGCGTCGTCGCGCTCTACGCCCTGATCGTGGTCGGCGACAACGTGCCGCTGGCCCTGCCCGAGACGGTGCTCGGCCTGCCGGACAACGCGTTCTGGATCATTGTGCTGTTCGTCTATGCCGGGATTGCCTCGATGCTGCCGGTGTGGATGCTGCTGCAGCCGCGTGACTACATCAACGGTCTGCAGCTGTTCATCGCCCTGGGCATCCTCTACGGCTCGGTGCTGATCGCGCGCCCCGAGATCGTGGCCCCGGCCTACAACCAGAACGTCCCGGATGGCACGCCCGGCATCATGCCCCTGCTGTTCGTCACCATCGCCTGCGGTGCCATCTCCGGTTTCCACGGGATGGTCAGCTCCGGCACCAGCTCCAAGCAGCTGGCCAAGGAGAGCGACGCCAGGTTTGTCGGCTATTTCGGGGCGGTCGGCGAGGGTCTGCTGGCCCTCGGCGCCATCATCGCCACCACCGCCGGCTTCAAGACGCTCGCCGACTGGGAGAACGTCTACCAAGCGTTCAACGACGGTGGGGTCAGCGCGTTCGTCGAAGGTGGCGGCGCGATCATCGAGGCCGGTCTGGGCCTGCCCCAGTCCCTGTCTGCGACGATCATGGCCACGACCGCCATCCTGTTCGCGGCCACCACGATGGACACCGGCGTGCGCCTGCAGCGCTTCGTCGTGCAGGAGATCGGCGACATTGCCGGGGTCACCCTGCGCAAGAACCTGGCGACCATCATCGCGGTGGGTGTCGGCCTGGCGCTGACCTTCGGTGCTGGCGCCGACGGATCCGGCGGCATGCTGATCTGGCCGCTGTTCGGCACCACCAACCAGCTCATGGCGGCGCTGACGCTGTCGATCATCGCGATCATGCTGCTGCGTCGCGGCCGCACCCCGCTGCCGGCGCTGATCCCGCTGGTGTTCGTCGGGGCTGTGACCGTCTATGCGCTGTTCGTCCAGCTCGGCACCTTCTATGAGGAGTCGAACTGGTTGCTGCTGATCATGGACATCGTCATCCTGATCGCTGCCCTGTGGGTCATCGTGGAGGCTTTCGCCGCGATGCGGACCGCTCGTGCCTATGACGGTGATGACGACGCCGAGTTGGCTCAGGAGGCCGTCGATGCTGCCGCGAGCACACGGTCTCAGGACTGA
- a CDS encoding uracil-DNA glycosylase, with protein MSSPPTTNLADLVHPSWARALAPATETVRELGDFLRAEVAAGRGYLPAGPHILRVFEQPLDRVRVLIVGQDPYPTPGHAVGLSFSVAPDVRPVPRSLQNIYAELGTDLGMPTPTSGDLSPWAEHGVLLLNRVLTVRPGAPASHRGKGWEKLTDLAIAALAGRGGPLVAILWGRHARSLAPALGDVPTIESAHPSPLSARGGFFGSRPFSRANELLVAQGGTPVDWALS; from the coding sequence GTGAGCAGTCCGCCCACCACCAACCTGGCCGATCTGGTGCACCCGTCCTGGGCCCGCGCCCTCGCGCCGGCGACCGAGACCGTGCGCGAGCTCGGCGACTTCCTGCGCGCCGAGGTGGCTGCAGGCCGCGGTTACCTGCCTGCCGGCCCCCACATCCTGCGCGTCTTCGAGCAACCGCTGGACCGGGTGCGGGTCCTCATCGTCGGCCAGGACCCCTATCCCACGCCGGGCCACGCGGTCGGACTGTCCTTCTCGGTCGCGCCCGACGTGCGCCCTGTGCCGCGCAGTCTGCAGAACATCTACGCCGAGCTCGGCACCGACCTGGGTATGCCGACACCCACCTCCGGGGACCTCTCCCCGTGGGCGGAGCACGGGGTGCTGCTGCTCAACCGGGTGCTGACCGTGCGGCCGGGCGCCCCGGCCAGCCACCGGGGCAAGGGCTGGGAGAAGCTCACCGACCTGGCCATCGCGGCGCTCGCCGGGCGGGGCGGTCCGCTGGTGGCGATCCTGTGGGGCCGCCACGCCCGGTCCCTGGCACCGGCTCTGGGCGACGTGCCCACGATCGAGAGCGCCCACCCCTCACCCCTGTCGGCACGGGGCGGCTTCTTCGGCTCACGACCGTTCAGCCGCGCGAACGAACTGCTCGTCGCACAGGGCGGCACGCCCGTCGACTGGGCGCTGTCGTAG
- a CDS encoding DUF3263 domain-containing protein — protein MGAAPKIAGADAPQGLTERDREIIDFERQWWKYAGAKEQAIKDLFDMSATRYYQLLNQLIDSQEALEHDPMLVKRLRRMRAQRQKSRSARRLGVQI, from the coding sequence ATGGGAGCCGCACCGAAGATCGCCGGCGCCGACGCACCCCAGGGGTTGACCGAGCGCGACCGCGAAATCATCGACTTTGAGCGCCAGTGGTGGAAGTATGCCGGCGCCAAGGAGCAGGCGATCAAGGATCTGTTCGACATGAGCGCCACGCGCTATTACCAGCTGCTCAACCAGCTGATCGACTCCCAAGAGGCTCTGGAGCACGACCCGATGCTGGTCAAGCGGCTGCGCCGGATGCGCGCCCAGCGCCAGAAGTCGCGCTCGGCACGCCGACTCGGCGTCCAGATCTGA
- a CDS encoding ATP-binding cassette domain-containing protein, with translation MNIIELHEVSLEIRKRPLLTDVNLTVPTGEAVALVGANGSGKSLLLRLMCLLAKPTSGRVIVAKSHLASGREMPLGFGVVIDGPAAMEHRSGIDNLRYLARIRGLISDEDISRWMHEFGLDPLSRQPVRQYSQGMKQRLALAQAMMEGQDVLLLDEPFNALDRDGVSQVKTLLQQRVSDGSTLVFTSHLQGDVSELADRAYLVEGGTVSRI, from the coding sequence ATGAACATCATTGAGCTGCACGAGGTATCTCTCGAGATTAGAAAGCGTCCCCTCCTCACCGATGTGAACTTGACCGTGCCCACTGGGGAGGCTGTGGCCCTGGTCGGAGCCAACGGTTCTGGTAAGTCGTTGTTGCTGCGTCTCATGTGTTTGTTGGCGAAGCCCACCTCAGGGCGTGTGATCGTCGCAAAGTCCCATCTTGCGAGTGGGCGCGAGATGCCATTGGGATTCGGAGTTGTTATCGATGGTCCTGCTGCGATGGAACACCGATCTGGCATCGATAACCTGAGGTACCTTGCCCGGATCAGGGGTTTGATCAGTGACGAAGACATCTCACGGTGGATGCACGAGTTCGGTTTGGACCCCCTCTCGCGGCAGCCGGTGCGCCAGTACTCCCAGGGTATGAAGCAGCGGTTGGCGCTGGCGCAGGCGATGATGGAAGGCCAAGATGTCCTTCTCCTAGACGAACCCTTCAATGCTCTGGACCGGGATGGCGTATCTCAGGTAAAGACCCTGCTTCAACAACGAGTCTCCGATGGTTCGACCCTCGTCTTCACGAGCCACCTTCAGGGGGACGTGTCGGAGTTGGCTGATCGTGCCTACCTGGTCGAAGGCGGGACGGTCAGTCGAATCTGA
- a CDS encoding DUF4097 family beta strand repeat-containing protein, translating into MDHTFETPNPPDLSIEIGSGHVEIMAGETNGRTLVTVTGKGAEETTVEQQGNTVAVIGPRARSGFSFSFGSSQLSVRISTPTGSTLSTKLGSADLVATGPLGACALRSGSGDNELEDVGTLEVTCGSGDLLVGAVAGDASLRSGSGDLRLGAVSGDVNSLTGSGATTLGRVDGQVSAKSGSGDVRIDMSGNGAGITTASGDVQIDRLSGGRVDARTASGDITVGVSAGLPAWTDIHTMSGSVHSQLAPLGQPAEGAPFVELRLRAVSGDINVGHLREEHPTGPTATQPAAGEPTTAHSATDEPTTSHPTAAQHTAGEPTNGDPTTAVHTDPTRTF; encoded by the coding sequence ATGGACCACACCTTTGAGACCCCCAACCCGCCCGACCTGTCCATCGAGATCGGTTCCGGCCACGTCGAGATCATGGCCGGCGAGACCAACGGCCGCACGCTGGTGACCGTCACCGGCAAGGGCGCCGAGGAGACCACCGTCGAGCAGCAGGGCAACACGGTCGCGGTCATCGGCCCCCGCGCTCGCAGCGGCTTCAGCTTTTCTTTTGGCAGCAGCCAACTCTCCGTGCGGATCAGCACCCCCACCGGCAGCACCCTGAGCACCAAGCTCGGCTCCGCCGACCTGGTCGCGACCGGTCCGCTCGGCGCCTGCGCCCTGCGCTCCGGCTCCGGTGACAACGAGCTGGAAGATGTCGGCACCCTGGAGGTCACCTGCGGCTCCGGCGACCTGCTGGTCGGGGCAGTGGCCGGCGACGCCTCACTGCGCAGCGGCTCCGGCGACCTCCGGCTCGGCGCCGTGTCCGGTGACGTCAACTCCCTCACGGGCAGCGGTGCCACAACCCTGGGCCGCGTCGACGGTCAGGTCAGCGCCAAGAGCGGCTCCGGCGACGTCCGCATCGACATGTCCGGCAACGGTGCCGGGATCACCACCGCCAGCGGTGACGTGCAGATCGACCGGCTCTCCGGTGGCCGGGTGGACGCCCGCACCGCCTCGGGCGACATCACGGTCGGCGTGAGCGCCGGGCTGCCCGCCTGGACCGACATCCACACCATGTCCGGCAGCGTCCACTCCCAACTCGCCCCCCTCGGGCAGCCGGCCGAGGGCGCCCCGTTCGTCGAGCTGCGACTGCGCGCGGTCTCCGGAGACATCAACGTCGGCCACCTGCGCGAGGAGCACCCGACCGGGCCGACCGCAACGCAGCCCGCCGCGGGCGAGCCGACCACCGCTCACTCCGCCACCGACGAGCCGACTACGTCGCACCCCACCGCCGCGCAGCACACCGCGGGCGAGCCGACCAACGGCGACCCCACCACTGCCGTGCACACCGACCCGACCCGAACGTTCTGA